In Leucobacter insecticola, one DNA window encodes the following:
- a CDS encoding MerR family transcriptional regulator: MERSIQEVAKAAGTTSRTLRHYDRIGLVAPSRIGSNGYRYYDDRALVRLQRVLLLRGLGLGLEVIAQVLAAQDRNGPKSASPEKAEVSILTAHLELLRQERNRVDAQIGAVERTILALRHNAKQSEHDNTEKEDLMSQHMFEGFDHTQYREEVEARWGEDAYASSDGWWRSLGAAGQAEWQAKLAVLNADWIAAAERGEDPESTAAQDLAERHIAWLRATPGTPAATPGGDLASYVLGLGDMYVSDERFGANYGGITGASFVRDALAVYVNRNLRR, translated from the coding sequence ATGGAACGCTCGATCCAGGAGGTCGCGAAGGCTGCCGGAACCACCTCGCGCACCCTGCGACACTACGACCGCATCGGTCTTGTCGCGCCGAGTCGCATCGGCAGCAACGGCTACCGTTACTACGATGATCGCGCGCTGGTCCGGCTGCAGCGCGTCCTCCTGTTGCGCGGTCTCGGACTCGGGCTCGAAGTGATTGCGCAGGTGCTTGCCGCGCAGGATCGCAACGGGCCGAAGAGTGCGTCTCCCGAGAAGGCGGAGGTCAGCATTTTGACCGCACACCTGGAGCTGTTGCGGCAGGAGCGGAATCGCGTCGACGCTCAGATCGGCGCGGTTGAGCGCACGATCCTCGCGCTCCGCCATAACGCCAAGCAATCTGAGCATGACAATACAGAAAAGGAAGATCTCATGTCGCAACACATGTTTGAAGGATTCGACCACACCCAGTACCGTGAGGAGGTCGAGGCCCGATGGGGAGAGGACGCGTATGCAAGCAGCGACGGGTGGTGGCGCTCACTCGGGGCCGCGGGTCAGGCCGAATGGCAGGCGAAACTTGCGGTGCTGAATGCCGACTGGATCGCGGCCGCGGAGCGGGGCGAGGATCCCGAATCGACCGCGGCGCAGGATCTCGCTGAACGTCACATCGCATGGCTCAGGGCGACCCCGGGCACTCCGGCGGCCACACCCGGCGGTGACCTGGCAAGCTACGTGCTCGGCCTCGGAGACATGTACGTCTCCGACGAGCGGTTCGGCGCAAATTACGGCGGAATCACGGGCGCCAGCTTCGTGCGCGACGCACTTGCGGTCTACGTCAACCGCAATCTCCGGCGTTAG
- a CDS encoding rhodanese-related sulfurtransferase, translating to MSEPKILLYYAFAPITDPESVRLWQRELCASLGLRGRIIISKHGINGTVGGELDACKQYLKRTREFGPFAGLDVKWSDGTGFDPEQPETLHGVDRRARWRRIADFPKLSVKVRDELVAFGIPDETIVDAAGVVGGGEHLSPQAVNELVAERGDEVVFFDGRNAWEAEVGRFKGAVVPDVTTTHDFIAQIESGAYDDLKDRPVVTYCTGGIRCEILSVAMKNRGFREVYQIDGGIVRYGEAFGNDGLWEGSLAVFDSRETMDFAPGAAVIGSCAACGTPTNNLSNCADQTCRVRFVACSEHENGPCAEHLMVA from the coding sequence GTGTCTGAACCCAAGATCCTGCTCTATTACGCATTTGCCCCCATCACCGATCCGGAGTCCGTGCGGCTCTGGCAGAGGGAATTATGCGCGTCGCTCGGCCTGCGCGGCCGTATCATCATCTCGAAGCACGGCATCAACGGCACTGTTGGTGGCGAGCTGGACGCATGCAAGCAGTACCTCAAGCGGACCCGCGAGTTCGGACCCTTCGCAGGCCTCGACGTCAAGTGGAGTGATGGAACCGGCTTCGATCCCGAGCAGCCCGAGACCCTGCACGGTGTCGACCGTCGCGCACGGTGGCGACGCATCGCTGACTTCCCGAAGCTGAGCGTGAAAGTGCGCGACGAACTTGTGGCGTTCGGGATCCCCGACGAGACGATCGTTGACGCCGCCGGAGTGGTGGGCGGCGGCGAGCACCTCAGCCCGCAGGCGGTCAACGAGCTCGTGGCCGAGCGCGGCGATGAGGTCGTGTTTTTCGACGGTCGCAACGCCTGGGAGGCCGAGGTCGGCAGGTTCAAGGGTGCGGTTGTTCCCGACGTCACCACCACACACGATTTCATCGCGCAGATCGAAAGCGGCGCCTACGACGATCTCAAGGATCGCCCCGTCGTCACTTACTGCACCGGCGGCATCCGTTGCGAGATCCTCTCGGTCGCCATGAAGAACCGTGGCTTTCGCGAGGTCTATCAGATCGACGGCGGCATCGTGCGCTACGGCGAAGCCTTTGGCAACGACGGTCTATGGGAGGGCTCACTCGCGGTGTTCGACAGTCGAGAGACGATGGATTTCGCCCCCGGTGCTGCGGTGATTGGATCCTGCGCCGCCTGCGGCACCCCCACCAATAACCTCAGCAACTGCGCCGACCAGACATGCCGCGTCCGGTTCGTCGCTTGCTCCGAGCACGAGAATGGGCCGTGCGCGGAGCATCTGATGGTGGCATAG
- a CDS encoding FadR/GntR family transcriptional regulator, with protein sequence MASTTGSDRARATLAYLRRKITTGEWAVGSRIPIEPELAEQTGVGRSTVREAVRSLASMGMLETLPGRGTFVRSAAPTSALLNEFLSDFTLEEILSYRRALEIEAAQQAAIHRTDEDLIALEQAAIEEVGCTRCPVMGFAGDNDSSAFDSKFHRLVFDAAKNRLLAALYAGTNDRLRTPEHRGRLANVASGADMERDHARVLDAIRRQDFIDAVHAMVNHVDNDVVIVNEQHEVVPPLARTAEQQQRIEMAVRADDQRIAAI encoded by the coding sequence ATGGCATCGACGACAGGCTCGGATCGGGCCCGCGCGACCCTTGCGTATCTGCGCCGCAAGATCACCACGGGAGAGTGGGCGGTCGGCAGCAGGATCCCGATTGAACCCGAGCTCGCAGAGCAGACAGGCGTCGGACGATCAACCGTGCGTGAAGCGGTGCGCTCCCTGGCGAGCATGGGCATGCTCGAGACGCTTCCCGGTCGAGGCACTTTTGTGCGTTCCGCCGCACCAACGAGTGCCCTGCTGAACGAGTTTTTGAGCGACTTCACGCTTGAGGAGATCTTGAGCTACCGCCGCGCCCTTGAAATCGAGGCTGCTCAGCAGGCAGCGATCCACCGCACGGACGAAGATCTGATCGCGCTCGAACAGGCCGCCATCGAGGAGGTTGGCTGCACGCGCTGCCCGGTCATGGGTTTTGCGGGCGACAATGACTCCTCAGCGTTTGATAGCAAGTTTCACCGGCTCGTATTTGACGCTGCGAAGAACCGTTTGCTCGCCGCTCTCTATGCGGGCACGAATGACCGTCTGCGCACTCCAGAACACCGCGGCCGCCTCGCCAATGTCGCGAGCGGCGCGGACATGGAGCGCGACCATGCCCGCGTGCTCGACGCAATCCGTCGCCAGGACTTCATCGACGCCGTGCACGCAATGGTAAACCACGTGGATAACGACGTGGTGATCGTGAACGAGCAGCACGAGGTGGTTCCCCCGCTCGCGCGCACCGCTGAGCAACAGCAGCGCATCGAGATGGCTGTGCGGGCCGACGACCAGCGGATCGCGGCGATCTAA
- a CDS encoding YbhB/YbcL family Raf kinase inhibitor-like protein, with product MTQHQTSHGDINPYAGMRQVPSFTLTSTDIQNGEPLPAELYAEYAGGRNRSPQLSWSGFPEDTQSFAVTCFDPDAPTGSGFWHWAVLNIPGNVTELPAGGPMPQGAITMPNEKRDPAFTGAAPPEGTGVHHYWFVVHALNVPHIEIDPQATPAVMGFMMRDAVLARAIIVATGEFGGAA from the coding sequence ATGACTCAGCATCAGACGAGCCACGGCGACATCAATCCGTACGCAGGCATGCGGCAGGTTCCAAGTTTCACGCTGACGAGCACCGATATTCAGAACGGTGAGCCCCTCCCCGCGGAGTTGTACGCGGAGTACGCGGGCGGTCGGAATCGCTCCCCGCAGCTGAGCTGGTCGGGCTTCCCCGAGGACACGCAGAGCTTTGCGGTGACGTGTTTTGATCCGGATGCACCGACAGGATCCGGATTCTGGCACTGGGCCGTGCTCAATATTCCCGGGAACGTGACTGAACTCCCCGCTGGCGGTCCGATGCCCCAGGGGGCGATCACGATGCCGAACGAGAAGCGGGACCCGGCGTTCACCGGCGCGGCACCACCCGAGGGCACCGGGGTGCACCACTACTGGTTTGTTGTGCATGCGCTCAATGTTCCGCACATTGAAATTGATCCGCAGGCGACCCCCGCGGTGATGGGGTTCATGATGCGCGATGCTGTGCTCGCGCGTGCGATTATTGTCGCCACCGGCGAGTTTGGTGGCGCGGCGTAG